ACTGTAAATGATAAGCTTCTTTGGTTAGCTTCTGGTATTTTTTCCGTAGTTTTTCCAGTTCGGTTTTCTTTTTAAATAACCCAAACATAATCTATTGTAAATATTTTTTGATTTTTGAACTTGTAGGCGATGTTATGGAATAAAAATAATCGATTAACCGACCATTTTCATTTACTAAATATTTTTGAAAATTCCATTTTACAGAAGAATTCTTTTTCCCGTTATGTATTTTCTTTGTGAGCCAAGTATATAAAGAATGCTGATTTTTCCCTTTGACGTCAATTTTTTCGGTAATCAAAAAAGAAACCCCATAGTTTATTTTACAGAACTTTTGGATTTCTTCGGAAGTTCCCGGTTCTTGTTTCCCAAATTGATTGCATGGTATTCCTATTACTACTAAAATATTTTGATACGTTTCATATAATTCTTGTAAAGCTTTATACTGAGGTGTAAATCCACATTCGGAGGCTACATTTACAAATAAGATTTTTTTGCCTTTAAAATCCGAAAAATGTATCGTTTCGCCTTGTAGCGATTTTATTGATATGTTGTAAATAGAATCCATATTTTAGGTGTTATATCCGTAGTAATACAGTTTAAAGTTGAAAAGTTAGAAAGCTGAAAAGAGTAAAAGTCATTTGAGAATGCTCAACTTTCAAACTGTGTTTTTTAAGGAAAGTAAAAGTTAAAATAGTATGAATCATACGCTAGTTACTTTTTATATTTTAAAACTAACGATACCACAATCCATTTCAAAAATTTGACCTGACATGGAACCGGCTTTTTCCGATAGTAAAAAAGTTGCCATATCTGCCACTTCTTCGGGATGTAAGAATTTTTTTAACGGATGTCGTTGTTGAATGGTCTCAATCGCTTTGTCATTTCTTAAGATTTTGGCAGCCATAGTTGTATCTGTAATCGTAGGAGCTATGGCATTTATTCTAATAGTAGGAGCCAGTTCTGCTCCTAACGATTTTACAAGGCCTTCAACTCCGGATTTTGATGTAGCAATACTTGCGTGAAAAGGCATCCCTAATTTTGAAGCTACTGTGCTAAATAGCAAAATAGAAGGATGTTTTCCTTTTTTTAAAACCGGAAGATATTTTTGAATTGCTTTAACGGCTCCAAGTACATTAATTTCAAAATCGTTTCTAAAATCGTCAATGCTTAAACGGGAAATAGGTTTTAGATTGATATTGCCCGGACAGTAAATTAATTTATCTGCGGAGGTTACATCGG
This window of the Flavobacteriaceae bacterium genome carries:
- a CDS encoding Lacal_2735 family protein, which gives rise to MFGLFKKKTELEKLRKKYQKLTKEAYHLQSVNRRASDQKYGEAQHILNKIDVLKKG
- a CDS encoding glutathione peroxidase yields the protein MDSIYNISIKSLQGETIHFSDFKGKKILFVNVASECGFTPQYKALQELYETYQNILVVIGIPCNQFGKQEPGTSEEIQKFCKINYGVSFLITEKIDVKGKNQHSLYTWLTKKIHNGKKNSSVKWNFQKYLVNENGRLIDYFYSITSPTSSKIKKYLQ
- a CDS encoding SDR family oxidoreductase, encoding MSETIIVGGSKGIGNAILKKLLENDQKVISISRTFPDVSHVNATHYFCDVLEDILPDVTSADKLIYCPGNINLKPISRLSIDDFRNDFEINVLGAVKAIQKYLPVLKKGKHPSILLFSTVASKLGMPFHASIATSKSGVEGLVKSLGAELAPTIRINAIAPTITDTTMAAKILRNDKAIETIQQRHPLKKFLHPEEVADMATFLLSEKAGSMSGQIFEMDCGIVSFKI